A single genomic interval of Bacteroidia bacterium harbors:
- a CDS encoding sigma-70 family RNA polymerase sigma factor, producing the protein MTKSPTLNDDNNILTALRNKQEKYFEILYVQNYPIVRKFILNNSGSENDAMDIFQETMIVLLKNISEENFQLTASLSTYTCAISRNLWLKDLRNTKHFRNTQSLDFVSETDFITSQDEEQKPLDKLMKQISEHCQKLINRIFFQNKKISEIEKEFNYSNTHTAQNQKYKCLKKLKEEAFKK; encoded by the coding sequence ATGACAAAAAGTCCAACTTTAAACGACGACAACAACATTCTTACAGCTCTTCGAAACAAACAGGAAAAGTATTTCGAAATTCTTTATGTCCAGAATTATCCTATTGTTAGAAAATTTATATTGAACAACAGCGGCTCTGAAAACGATGCAATGGATATTTTTCAGGAAACGATGATTGTGTTGCTGAAAAATATTTCTGAAGAAAATTTCCAATTAACAGCTTCTTTAAGCACTTATACCTGTGCAATAAGTAGGAATCTTTGGCTCAAAGATTTGCGTAACACCAAGCATTTTAGAAATACACAATCGCTTGATTTTGTTAGCGAAACTGATTTTATTACTTCACAAGATGAAGAGCAAAAACCACTTGATAAATTGATGAAACAAATATCAGAACATTGTCAAAAATTAATTAATCGAATCTTTTTTCAGAATAAAAAAATCAGCGAAATAGAAAAAGAATTTAATTATTCAAACACTCATACTGCTCAAAATCAAAAATATAAGTGTTTGAAAAAGCTGAAAGAAGAGGCTTTCAAAAAATAA
- a CDS encoding peptidylprolyl isomerase, with protein sequence MNAKKIFFSSLLIFSTIFAAKAQNSLKPQDVDKIIGIVGKGIVLQSEVETQYLQLVAQSASVTPTTRCKIFEDLLYQKLLLNQAEKDSLTVSDEQVDAELTKRMDYYISQFGSQEKFEAFYGKSVDEYKADLKDKIRDLLLEQQQQSKITADISVSPLDVRDYFNTIPKDSIPFINAQVEIGQIVKKPNITSAEKKVAFDKITELRKRVLSGEDFSTLAVLYSDDPGSSKNGGEYKNIQRGQFVPEFDAVTFNLKEGEISPVFETQYGYHFVQLIKRRGEFVDLRHILIAPKVDPDDMLKAKLYLDSIKKIITKDSLPFSEAAMRYSDDDDSKNDGGLIMNMQTGSTKYDMDQLGQVDPNLVFSIDKMQPGDISDPEPMATKDAKQAYRILYLKTRTKPHKANLQDDYQAIQNQALSVKQHKTINNWIKSKLTDTYVHIDEDYLDCKFDNPWKNTTIADK encoded by the coding sequence ATGAACGCAAAAAAAATATTTTTTAGTAGTCTTTTAATTTTTTCGACAATTTTTGCTGCAAAAGCACAAAACAGTCTAAAACCTCAAGATGTTGATAAAATAATTGGAATTGTGGGCAAGGGAATCGTGCTGCAATCCGAAGTAGAAACACAATATTTGCAATTAGTTGCACAAAGTGCCAGCGTAACACCTACCACGCGTTGCAAAATATTCGAAGATTTATTGTACCAAAAATTATTGCTCAACCAAGCGGAAAAAGACAGCTTAACTGTTTCGGACGAACAAGTGGATGCGGAACTAACCAAGCGGATGGATTACTATATTTCGCAATTTGGATCGCAAGAAAAATTTGAAGCTTTTTATGGCAAATCTGTGGATGAATACAAAGCGGATTTGAAAGATAAAATTCGTGATTTGTTATTGGAACAACAACAACAATCAAAAATTACTGCCGACATCAGCGTTTCTCCACTCGATGTGCGCGATTATTTTAATACCATCCCGAAAGACAGTATTCCATTTATCAATGCGCAAGTGGAAATTGGGCAAATTGTAAAAAAGCCAAATATTACATCCGCAGAAAAAAAAGTGGCTTTCGATAAAATTACTGAATTACGAAAAAGAGTGCTGTCGGGAGAAGATTTTTCTACGCTTGCCGTACTTTATTCGGATGATCCTGGGTCTTCTAAAAATGGTGGAGAATATAAAAATATTCAACGTGGACAATTTGTTCCGGAATTTGATGCCGTAACTTTTAATTTAAAAGAAGGTGAAATCTCCCCTGTATTTGAAACACAATACGGATACCATTTTGTGCAATTAATTAAACGCAGAGGCGAATTTGTAGATTTACGTCATATCCTAATTGCCCCAAAAGTAGACCCAGACGACATGTTAAAAGCAAAATTATATTTAGACAGCATTAAAAAAATTATCACAAAAGATAGCCTTCCTTTTTCCGAAGCCGCTATGAGGTATTCCGACGACGATGATTCCAAAAATGATGGTGGTTTAATTATGAACATGCAAACAGGATCCACTAAATATGATATGGATCAACTGGGACAAGTAGATCCGAATTTAGTCTTCAGTATTGATAAAATGCAACCTGGAGATATATCAGACCCAGAACCAATGGCAACAAAAGATGCCAAACAAGCTTATCGTATTTTGTATCTCAAAACTAGGACGAAACCTCATAAAGCCAATTTGCAAGACGATTATCAAGCAATACAAAACCAAGCACTTTCCGTTAAACAACACAAAACAATCAACAATTGGATTAAAAGTAAATTAACGGATACGTATGTTCACATAGACGAAGATTATTTGGATTGCAAATTTGATAATCCATGGAAAAACACAACCATAGCCGACAAATAA
- a CDS encoding response regulator transcription factor, whose amino-acid sequence MNVLIVEDEKSLAKEMSIFLKKEGFLCEVAHTGKDASEKIFVTPYDFILLDLGLPDYEGLNLLRETKESNQEAIIIILTARTGTNDKITGLDLGADDYLAKPFSLLELHARMQAITRRKHGLKKNTIEVQEFTIDIQNRSVHHKNTAINLTKKEFDILHYLLLHKNRVVTRLQLTEHIWGNVLEDDYDSNYIDVHIKNLRKKLAVHCSSNLFETVRGIGYRLDI is encoded by the coding sequence ATGAATGTATTAATTGTTGAAGACGAAAAAAGTTTAGCAAAAGAAATGAGTATTTTCTTGAAAAAGGAAGGATTTCTCTGCGAGGTAGCGCACACAGGAAAAGATGCTTCCGAAAAAATTTTCGTTACACCGTATGATTTTATCTTGCTCGATTTGGGTTTGCCCGACTACGAAGGCTTGAATTTATTACGAGAAACGAAAGAATCCAATCAGGAAGCAATTATTATTATTCTTACGGCTCGCACTGGCACAAACGATAAAATTACAGGACTGGATTTAGGCGCGGATGATTACTTAGCAAAACCGTTTTCATTGCTCGAATTACATGCGCGAATGCAAGCTATTACGCGACGAAAACATGGATTAAAGAAAAACACTATCGAGGTTCAAGAATTTACAATTGATATTCAAAACCGTTCGGTGCATCATAAAAACACAGCTATTAATCTGACAAAAAAAGAATTTGATATTTTACATTATCTGCTTTTACATAAAAACCGCGTAGTTACTCGACTCCAACTAACGGAACACATTTGGGGAAATGTTTTAGAAGACGATTACGATTCGAATTACATTGATGTACACATCAAAAATCTTCGAAAAAAACTGGCTGTACATTGTAGCAGCAATCTATTTGAAACGGTACGAGGAATCGGCTATCGTTTGGATATTTGA
- a CDS encoding cytochrome c biogenesis protein CcdA, with the protein MKLKQKFFYICLSLLISFCCTEKSFSQIYNPVKWEFSVKKISDTQSALVTKATIGKGWHLYSQFMQGKDGPIPTTFSYSPSANYVLAGKTEESKAISKYEPLYEMNLNYFEDNATFTQKISVKSEKDFTLTGKLNFMVCNDSMCLPPKDVDFSFNISASKTKTAIIPTEKINQTTTVDSNALKSSQLTLPAKTDSNKQTVVVSAPTITNSIEDASTAQSTGLSGWMIFFLGFLGGLAALVTPCVFPMIPLTVSFFTKQSSDPKKGLRKAIFYGLSIIFIYVLLGVIITLAFGSSGLNAISTNEWMNLFFFIIFVIFGISFLGAFEITLPSSWANKADQASEKGGIIGIFFMAFTLSLVSFSCTGPIIGSLLANAATGGHYINLIIGMFGFSLALALPFTLFAAFPGWMNSLPKSGGWLNNVKVVLGLLEIAFSLKFLSAVDLAGLHCDWLHIHLNGPLGIMGREIFISLWIVIFIILGFYLLGKIKFSHDSDVKYVSIPKLFLAIFSFAFAVYLVPGLWGAPLKLISGFVPPYSEGWQQNVSSNVTNSNVVNSIPPNNDGIECPNNISCFHDYDKALAYAKQMNKPLLIDFTGINCVNCRKMEKNVWSDPEVLKRLNQDFVVAMLYVDEKNELPQNAQYISKTTGQNIETIGDKWSDLETSKYNTNAEPWDVLVDANGNTLNTPRGYNPDIQIYIQFLDQGKAEFLKRSKK; encoded by the coding sequence ATGAAATTAAAACAAAAATTCTTCTACATCTGCTTGTCTTTATTGATAAGCTTTTGCTGCACCGAAAAATCTTTTTCTCAAATATATAATCCTGTAAAATGGGAGTTTAGTGTAAAAAAAATCAGCGATACACAATCCGCACTTGTAACCAAAGCAACTATCGGAAAAGGCTGGCATTTGTATTCGCAATTTATGCAGGGAAAAGACGGACCAATTCCTACCACATTTTCTTACAGTCCTTCTGCCAATTATGTTTTAGCTGGAAAAACAGAAGAAAGTAAAGCCATTTCGAAATACGAACCGCTGTATGAAATGAACTTAAATTATTTTGAAGACAATGCAACATTCACACAAAAAATAAGTGTAAAATCCGAGAAAGACTTTACGCTTACCGGAAAATTAAATTTCATGGTTTGTAATGATTCCATGTGTTTGCCGCCAAAAGACGTAGATTTTTCTTTTAATATCAGCGCCAGCAAAACAAAAACAGCAATAATACCAACAGAAAAAATAAACCAAACAACTACAGTTGATAGCAATGCGTTAAAATCATCACAACTAACTTTACCTGCAAAAACGGATAGCAACAAACAAACAGTAGTTGTTTCTGCTCCAACAATAACGAACAGTATCGAAGATGCTTCAACAGCACAATCTACGGGACTTTCTGGCTGGATGATTTTCTTTCTCGGATTTTTGGGCGGCTTGGCTGCTTTGGTTACGCCTTGCGTTTTTCCAATGATTCCGCTCACCGTTAGTTTTTTTACAAAACAAAGTTCTGATCCAAAAAAAGGATTGCGAAAAGCTATTTTTTACGGACTTTCCATCATTTTTATTTACGTTTTACTTGGTGTAATTATTACGCTCGCTTTTGGCTCATCTGGCTTAAACGCCATATCTACCAACGAATGGATGAATCTTTTTTTCTTTATTATTTTCGTGATTTTCGGAATTTCTTTTCTCGGAGCTTTTGAAATTACTTTGCCAAGTTCTTGGGCAAACAAAGCCGATCAGGCTTCTGAAAAAGGAGGCATTATCGGTATCTTTTTCATGGCGTTTACACTTTCTTTAGTGTCGTTTTCTTGTACGGGTCCTATTATTGGTTCTCTGCTTGCCAACGCGGCTACAGGCGGACATTACATCAATTTAATTATTGGCATGTTTGGTTTTTCGCTTGCTTTGGCTTTGCCATTTACACTGTTTGCAGCCTTTCCGGGATGGATGAATTCTCTGCCAAAATCGGGCGGATGGCTTAACAATGTGAAAGTTGTTTTAGGTTTATTAGAGATTGCTTTTTCATTGAAATTCCTTTCAGCTGTTGATTTAGCAGGTTTGCATTGCGATTGGTTACACATTCATCTCAACGGTCCTTTGGGAATTATGGGCAGAGAAATTTTTATTTCCTTGTGGATTGTTATTTTTATTATTCTCGGATTTTATCTGCTTGGAAAAATTAAATTTTCTCACGACAGTGATGTTAAATACGTAAGTATTCCGAAATTATTTTTAGCGATTTTCTCGTTTGCATTTGCCGTTTATTTAGTTCCAGGCTTATGGGGCGCACCGTTAAAGCTTATCAGCGGATTTGTTCCGCCATACAGCGAAGGTTGGCAACAAAATGTTTCTTCAAACGTCACAAATTCCAATGTAGTAAATAGTATTCCGCCAAACAATGACGGAATTGAATGCCCGAATAATATTTCTTGTTTTCACGATTACGACAAAGCGCTTGCTTACGCGAAACAAATGAACAAACCTTTATTGATTGATTTCACAGGAATTAATTGTGTGAATTGTCGTAAAATGGAAAAAAATGTATGGAGCGATCCTGAAGTTTTAAAACGTCTCAACCAAGATTTTGTGGTAGCAATGTTGTATGTGGATGAGAAAAATGAATTACCGCAAAATGCGCAATACATCTCCAAAACAACCGGGCAAAATATAGAAACCATCGGCGATAAATGGAGCGATTTGGAAACTTCTAAATACAATACAAATGCAGAACCTTGGGATGTTTTAGTGGATGCAAATGGAAATACGCTTAATACGCCGAGAGGTTACAATCCCGATATCCAAATTTACATTCAGTTTTTAGATCAAGGAAAAGCGGAATTTTTAAAGCGTTCAAAAAAATAA
- a CDS encoding PKD domain-containing protein, with product MKTSIFQKQMQSTKLVALAVFILFFSSQKIFAIDKTSINSGNWSSATTWDPAGVPSASDNVIVKSGTTVTMDMSAAVCLSLLIEGIAEWKLNKTLFVGTGGAILNGGMLTVNGTLGTLDVSGDLRVINDTSVINGVNLKISGATIVDAGAVVKITSTSGAKQITDLIINGTWDCTVSDSWQLSGNLIFNGTDFISGGGTYTFTGINKSISGKPIAIQNIKVDVGAVCINATSLVITGGLTGSGIFSQGINSVLNISTQSAKFNVSGFNSSAAGNTVIYDRLGVQTIHKPDDGAYYNLGISGNNIKTTSGTLKINGNLNIQSTLDVSTSNDSLKLGGNWLNTGSFVKRKGTVILDGNSSQTITNTSDEFFYNLTCAGNGTKILTGNINVDSTFQINAGNNLDVSNSFYAITLKGNFINKGVFKAQKGTVIFNGTGAQIIGGTSITSFYNIILNNSVGINLTNSENLIGTLTLMKGTFTSTGQNLTLISDAAGTASIASIPTGANFVGNITMQRYLPPGQTGWRFLASAVSGATLQQWTNCFYTTGFVGSNDPGNAFVSIYTYNESAPGVFSNGYVGATNTSNSILNTGGYWCYVGPTPLTIKVTGPPNKLTQTFSPTYTASGGASQDGWNMISNTYPSAIDWNAASGWTKTKINNAIYIWNSQLQQYASYVSGIGTNGGSNIIPSSQSFWVQTNGSSPKLVMTENVKSSSNKPFTKIENNHNVQSLSIHLRINGNSYSDETFILFNKEATMAFDSLLDAYKIVSTSTAVPSISSLSQNADFSINSIPELDSSLSIPLRVKVGTSGTYTISSDNLTNIPKNSCLVLEDLLTGIKTDLKNTNTYSFTISDTTNAPRFLLHVSAGMETKYFPTDCEHATALVNSNGNGTFIFTWKNNSGIVLKTITTTNTSDTLAHLTSGTYYVTANNPNFICGSITDTITIPAQTPVLAEFDANSDTSYFAIGHSISFSNYSAGANSFLWKFGDGNTDINFDSQHTYNVAGIYTVTLIASNENCEDSIQKIITILDNSTGIKSINPLQNLVKLVTTPNGYYLNFSFQNLSDVIISAINMLGQKIISDEEIKVQNNNVKINFSPAAKGIYYINVRKGNQNIGFKVVQ from the coding sequence ATGAAAACAAGCATTTTTCAAAAACAAATGCAATCGACCAAGTTGGTAGCATTGGCAGTATTTATTTTATTTTTTTCTTCCCAAAAAATTTTCGCAATAGATAAAACAAGTATAAATAGCGGAAATTGGTCTTCAGCAACAACTTGGGATCCCGCAGGTGTACCATCAGCAAGCGATAATGTAATTGTTAAATCGGGAACGACGGTAACGATGGACATGAGCGCAGCCGTTTGCCTGTCATTATTGATAGAAGGCATCGCCGAATGGAAATTAAATAAAACACTTTTTGTGGGAACAGGCGGCGCCATTTTAAACGGCGGAATGCTCACCGTTAACGGAACGCTCGGCACTTTGGATGTTTCGGGAGATTTGCGCGTTATAAACGACACTTCCGTGATTAATGGTGTTAATTTAAAAATAAGCGGTGCTACCATTGTAGATGCTGGAGCGGTTGTTAAAATAACTTCTACGAGTGGCGCGAAACAAATAACGGATTTAATCATCAATGGAACTTGGGATTGCACCGTTAGCGACAGTTGGCAACTGTCTGGAAATTTAATTTTTAACGGAACGGATTTTATTTCGGGCGGCGGAACGTACACGTTTACAGGAATCAATAAAAGCATTAGCGGGAAACCAATTGCCATCCAAAATATTAAAGTGGATGTTGGCGCAGTGTGCATAAATGCTACTTCGCTCGTAATAACAGGAGGTTTGACGGGCTCCGGAATTTTTTCGCAAGGAATAAATAGCGTATTAAATATCAGCACACAATCTGCAAAATTTAATGTAAGTGGATTTAATTCATCTGCTGCAGGAAACACTGTTATTTATGATCGATTGGGCGTACAAACCATTCACAAACCAGACGATGGAGCTTATTATAATTTAGGTATTTCTGGAAATAATATCAAAACAACTTCGGGCACTTTAAAAATAAATGGAAACCTAAATATACAAAGCACACTGGATGTTTCCACGAGCAACGATTCGCTAAAACTGGGCGGTAATTGGCTAAACACAGGTTCTTTTGTAAAAAGGAAAGGCACCGTTATTTTGGATGGAAATTCTTCTCAAACAATTACAAATACGTCTGATGAGTTTTTTTACAATTTGACTTGTGCAGGAAACGGAACAAAAATTCTTACCGGAAATATCAATGTAGACAGTACTTTTCAAATAAATGCAGGAAATAATTTAGATGTCAGTAATTCCTTTTACGCTATTACCTTGAAAGGAAATTTTATAAATAAAGGTGTTTTTAAGGCACAAAAAGGCACTGTCATTTTTAACGGAACAGGCGCTCAAATAATAGGCGGAACAAGTATTACTTCTTTTTATAATATTATTTTGAATAATTCTGTTGGGATAAATTTGACAAATTCAGAAAATTTAATCGGAACTCTAACGCTGATGAAAGGAACCTTTACAAGTACAGGGCAAAACCTTACATTAATTTCTGATGCTGCTGGAACTGCAAGTATAGCAAGTATTCCGACGGGCGCTAATTTTGTCGGAAATATTACGATGCAACGTTATTTACCGCCCGGACAAACAGGTTGGCGTTTTCTCGCATCTGCGGTAAGCGGCGCAACACTTCAGCAATGGACAAATTGTTTTTACACAACAGGTTTTGTTGGATCCAACGATCCTGGAAATGCTTTCGTTTCTATTTATACATATAACGAATCTGCTCCAGGAGTTTTTTCCAATGGCTACGTGGGCGCAACAAATACCAGTAATTCTATTTTAAATACCGGTGGATATTGGTGTTACGTGGGTCCAACACCTTTAACAATTAAAGTTACAGGTCCGCCCAATAAATTAACGCAAACCTTCTCTCCAACTTATACAGCAAGTGGGGGCGCATCGCAAGACGGATGGAATATGATTTCGAACACGTATCCTTCCGCCATTGATTGGAATGCTGCGAGCGGTTGGACGAAAACAAAAATCAATAACGCCATTTATATTTGGAATTCTCAATTGCAGCAATACGCCAGTTATGTGAGCGGAATCGGCACAAATGGAGGAAGCAATATTATTCCTTCTTCGCAATCCTTTTGGGTGCAAACAAATGGTAGTAGTCCGAAATTGGTGATGACAGAAAATGTAAAATCCTCCAGCAATAAGCCTTTCACTAAAATAGAAAATAATCATAATGTGCAATCGCTCAGTATTCATTTACGAATTAATGGAAATTCGTACAGCGACGAAACATTTATTTTATTTAATAAAGAGGCAACAATGGCTTTTGATAGTTTGTTGGATGCCTATAAAATAGTTAGTACAAGTACGGCAGTTCCAAGCATTTCATCGCTTTCGCAGAATGCAGATTTTTCAATAAATAGTATACCAGAACTCGATTCCTCACTCAGCATTCCCTTGCGAGTAAAAGTAGGTACATCTGGAACGTACACAATTAGTTCTGATAATTTGACAAATATTCCGAAAAATTCTTGTTTGGTTTTAGAAGATCTCTTGACAGGAATAAAAACCGATTTGAAAAATACGAACACTTATTCTTTCACGATTTCTGACACGACAAATGCTCCGCGATTTTTACTTCACGTAAGTGCTGGAATGGAAACCAAGTATTTTCCGACAGATTGCGAACACGCTACAGCTCTTGTTAATTCAAATGGAAACGGCACATTTATCTTTACGTGGAAAAATAATTCCGGAATTGTTTTAAAAACAATTACAACAACAAATACTTCGGATACGCTGGCGCATCTCACTTCCGGAACATATTACGTTACCGCAAACAATCCCAATTTTATCTGTGGAAGTATTACTGATACAATTACAATTCCAGCACAGACGCCCGTACTTGCTGAATTTGATGCAAACAGCGACACGAGTTATTTCGCAATTGGTCACTCCATTTCATTTAGTAATTATTCTGCCGGTGCGAATTCTTTTTTATGGAAATTTGGCGATGGAAATACAGATATTAATTTTGATTCGCAGCACACTTACAACGTCGCCGGAATTTACACTGTAACGTTAATTGCATCCAACGAAAACTGCGAAGATTCTATCCAAAAAATAATTACTATTTTGGATAATTCAACAGGAATAAAAAGTATCAATCCGCTTCAAAATTTAGTTAAATTAGTAACGACGCCAAATGGATATTACTTGAATTTTTCTTTCCAAAACCTTTCAGACGTTATAATTAGCGCGATCAATATGTTGGGACAAAAAATTATTTCTGACGAGGAAATAAAAGTGCAAAACAACAATGTAAAAATTAATTTTTCGCCAGCTGCAAAAGGGATTTATTATATCAACGTCCGAAAGGGCAACCAAAATATAGGTTTTAAGGTGGTTCAATAA
- a CDS encoding AAA family ATPase, whose product MNYKSDVEAVNAFVSKYKELNAEIRKVIIGQEDTVKNVLIAIFSKGHCLLIGVPGLAKTLLVTTIADTLGLSYNRIQFTPDLMPSDIIGTEILDENRHFKFIKGSLFANIILADEINRTPPKTQSALLEAMQERAITTAGKRYVLEHPFFVLATQNPIEQEGTYPLPEAQLDRFMFNVWLDYPTYSEELQVVKNTTSDHKMSLNKILTNEEIIYFQELVRRIPITDNVLEYAVKLVAKTRPESEYATDEIKQYLSWGAGPRASQYLVIGAKCHAALSGKYAPDIEDVQAVAIPILRHRIVRNYKAEADNISVETLIKNLLQSKF is encoded by the coding sequence ATGAATTATAAATCAGATGTGGAAGCGGTAAATGCTTTTGTAAGCAAATACAAAGAATTAAATGCGGAAATCCGCAAAGTCATTATTGGACAAGAAGACACTGTAAAAAATGTATTGATTGCCATTTTCAGTAAAGGACATTGCTTATTAATCGGTGTTCCTGGATTAGCAAAAACACTTTTGGTAACAACCATTGCTGACACGCTCGGCTTGTCTTATAACCGAATTCAATTTACACCAGATTTAATGCCGTCTGATATTATAGGAACGGAAATATTAGATGAAAATCGCCATTTCAAATTTATCAAAGGATCTTTATTTGCCAATATTATTTTAGCCGACGAAATCAATCGTACTCCTCCTAAAACACAATCTGCTTTGTTAGAAGCCATGCAAGAAAGAGCTATTACAACTGCTGGAAAACGCTATGTACTTGAGCATCCTTTTTTTGTATTGGCAACGCAAAATCCCATTGAGCAAGAAGGTACCTATCCTTTACCGGAAGCGCAACTCGACCGTTTTATGTTTAATGTTTGGTTGGATTATCCAACCTATTCTGAAGAATTACAAGTAGTAAAAAACACCACTTCCGATCATAAAATGAGTTTAAATAAAATTCTCACAAACGAGGAAATTATTTATTTTCAAGAATTGGTACGCCGAATTCCAATTACTGATAATGTATTGGAATACGCTGTAAAATTAGTTGCCAAAACGCGCCCTGAAAGCGAATATGCGACAGATGAAATTAAACAATATCTTTCTTGGGGAGCAGGTCCGAGAGCCTCGCAATATTTGGTTATAGGAGCAAAATGCCACGCCGCGCTTTCTGGAAAATATGCACCAGACATTGAAGATGTGCAAGCAGTTGCCATTCCGATATTACGTCATCGCATTGTGCGAAACTACAAAGCCGAAGCTGATAATATTTCGGTAGAAACATTGATTAAAAATTTGTTGCAGAGTAAATTTTAA